The Glycine soja cultivar W05 chromosome 19, ASM419377v2, whole genome shotgun sequence genomic sequence gtttttgtcgtaattaatgtcaatttattgacatttaattaataaacatattttatttatatttttgttaattttcattccaaattaataggtacttaataatcaattttaaatattctgttaggatataaaaataatcataattttcaaattaataagtaTTTCTTTTAGGATATGGAAATAATCATAACTTAGACGAtgagttattttaattagtaggtacttaacagtcaattttaaatattatagtatcaattttaacatattattaaaaccaACATCAATTCTGTATTTGTTTTTGCcgtaatcattataaatttattaatgtttaattaataaacatattttattcatatttttgctaaattttatttcaaattagtaggtacttaacaattaattttaaatattacattatcaattttaacatattattaaaacagcttcaattttgtatttgtttttgtcgtaatcattgtcaatttattgacatttaattaataagcatattttatttatattttttgttaattttcatttcaaattaataggtacttaacaatcaattttaaatattatagtatcaattttaacatattattaaaatcagcatcaattttgtatttgtttttaccgtaatcattataaatttattaacgtttaattaataagcatattttattcgtatttttgttaaattttatttcaaattagtaggtacttaacaatcaattttaaatattacattatcaattttaacatattattaaaacagattcaattttgtatttgtttttatcataatcattgtcaatttattgacatttaattaataagtatattttattcatatttttgttaattttcatttcaaattaataagtacttaacaatcaattttaaatattttgtcaggatatagaaataataataattttcaaatgcaTGACAGCATGAgtatagagatttttttttaaatatagtaaagacaataaacatgataaaataagttatagtatgaaaaaaaaaagaaaatgactcGCACACTAAtaccataaaataatttatatattttaaaatggcaCCAAACAAGTTTCATTTATGTGGTTAACCCATTTTTTCGTCAAAAAATGTCAACATCAATACTGACCTACATGGCTATTTTTTTACGTTTATtcggtttttttaatttatttttaaataaaaaatgtaattaatatggTACCTTCTTAATTAATGCAATACCAATATTAATGCATTTCACGCTTACGTGACCCATTTCATGCATTAATTGTGGCACCATTATCAATGCACATGCATTAATTATAGCATCATTATCGATGTACCAAATATGGTACCAATGACGTGATCTATTTCATGCATTAATTGTCACACCATTATCAATGCACATAAATTAATTGTAGCATCATTATCGATGCATCATATACGATACCAATGACGTGACCCATTTCATGCATTAATTGTTGCACCATTTCCCCAACGTTTGCATTTTCCAAATACGtttgtattttgaatttacTTTTGAACTGAGTGAACTCGAAGGGTTTCGTGATACGCTCACATTTGTATCCTCTCCATCTTTCATTTTCGTTCCTCTCCATTCATTATACTGATTAGTAATAAATATAGATGATGCACGAAAACCGTAAAAGGTTAGCGCTTAATATACTAAGTAGATTATTAGAGTATATATATGGATTAATAGATTAAGTGTTTGCTGAGATGTAAAAGATTATCATGGGAAGTGAAAAAGATTATCATTATATGATCAACAATAAATATGGATGACCCACAGGACAAACATATTACTTTCAATGTTGACGTCATGAGACCTCTCAtacgttttttttataattgtttgttcgtgaatatatggaaaaaattatcattatactGATCAGCAATAAATATGGATGAGGAACGGAAACCGTAAAAGGTTAGCACTTAATATACTAAGTAGATTATTAGAGTATATATATGGATTAATAGACTAAATGTTTGCTAAGGTACAAAAGATTATCATGGAAAGTAAAAAAGATTATCATTATATGATCAGAAATAAATGGATGACCCACGGGACAAACATATTACTTTCCATGTTGACGTTATGGGACCTCTcatacgttttttttttaattgtttgttcGTGAATATATAGTTATTTGTTATTTGCTTAAACACATCATACGTTATTTTTGGGTCTGTCATAGTACTTTGAATTGTTATTCCATTAACCAGTTTTATCAGACAATGTTCCATCTTTGTAATCTAAACCATATTACTAGCCTATATGGTTATTTGTTATTTGCTTAAAtatacaagttaattttttatatatattcttaaatattagtaatatttaacattttaagAAATCTCAAATATTACTATAAACAAGTCTCAAGGACATTCCTTGGCTCATGTTGGATTGTATTTGTCAAACCCAGTATTTTGTCATGGCCAACTATATGTTGCACTTTCACGAGTGCAAAGTAAAAAAGGACTACGTATTCTTATTCATGATAAACAAGACATTACAAAAAATACTACCATTAATGTAGTATACAAAGAAGTATTTGCAAACTTATAAACAAGTATGCTTACCAAATTGTTATACTTACAATTCCTACATTCTCAACCTAATTCATTTTCCTTAGATATCATTTCCTACAAGtcaatatttaatttacaaaatttcaatataattacatttatttctttatgttgcagcatcacatgaccaatgCAACTATTGGATGTTTGTTATTATATCACCTCCACTAaagtaaattgatttaaaatgtcTACTTATCAGGTGAATATTGTTGTATATAGTACTATCGTCATACTTATGATTATTAAATGATCAATAATTGTATCCAAAAATCTAATGAACTCATTTATCTATCTTTATTGTGTAGACTCTTTTTCATTGCTACATCAACACCATCCAACAATCTACAATAGCATTAGATTTATTTGTATTCTTACtttatgttgtttttttctAAACATAGCTCAACATTATTATCATACAAATAAACATCGTTATTGAACTTTGCACATATATTGGTAATATTCAAATAGGAGTATGAGCCCGGACGTCGCACAGGCAAaagactaatatatatatatatatatatatatatatatatatatatatatatatatatatatatatatatatatatatatattcttaaataaaaatgagatgatAATTTTGTTTGTATAGAATGTTGTTGTAATCATAAACAGCTTAAtagaattttcaatttttcattatcTCCACTCTTTTTAATGTTGTCTCCTTCCCAAATAGAAGAGAATGAATTTTGGCATGggatttgcaatttttttttcttttcccctcTTGTTTCCTGTGTGTTAAAAGAGGGAGATTATTTTGATAAACgtattttgattatatatatatatatatatatatatatatatatatatatatattattcttcgAAATATTTCAATATCTGGttctaaattttattcttaagaaaacttaaGATATGAGTCCCTATATTTACTAAAAAAGTGATTTAGTTTTAGTccattatcaaaaaataaaaccaatttttttgttaaaatataaaactaaacactttaatttttacaaaaactaaaatcaacgtttcgaaatattttaagaaaactaaaacaCATTTATACCTTAATTCAAAatagaacaaaattttaatttattaaaaaaattaaagacgcCCTTAGTATTTAAATTCCAATTtaaattagcattttttttcttaccagTTTTGTACTTTATGTCTTTTTAGTATGGGTATAGCCTTGTCTAATATCTAGAGTACACGCGGATTAAATCAAGTGGGACCAATCATTATGTAAGGAttgaaatgaataattttaaacttttcaaCGATATTTTCTAAGAGCAATTTTAAACCTTGTTATGATTGCTTTGCTTCCCTCACATGTTGGCTcacttttatacttttatttagaGTTGAATAAACATGGGAGCAAGGGTATCATAAagcaatccaaaaaaaaaaacaagggtggtatcataaaaaaattatgatttaaatatatttttttatataatttatttagtattttttttcttttcatttttgtaaaaatgaaattcattttaatccttGTGAGATATGTCATATGTTTGTCTTGTTTTTCATCTTAAAGTACTCtaataacactttttttattgtctaaaatattttttctactgTTTAAAGCACGGTCTAGACTatttaaaaagcaaaaaataaaacaaacacattttattaagactaaaatgaaaaaaaaaatacaagagccaaaataaaaaataaacatgaaattacaaaaaggaaaaatatatttaagtaaaaaattattctcttgTACCGAATCCAAATCCAATCTCAGTTTAAATCCGAGGAACTTTTTTTATGAGTGACCATATCTATCATTTGAACTGAGGTTGGACTAATCAGACCTCAAATTTGGCATGATCAAGTTTACCCGTGTATTGGATTTTCTACGACTAAACTACATTTCCACGAAAGGCTCAAAATAAGTATACTAACCAATCATATATCAATCAATCAATGGATGCAAACGACAAATATGAGTATTTATTACATGAGCCAACTATTTGGACGACTTGAGAAAAAAGGTAACATGGGATTTCACAATTTGGTCTCAACAAAATAAGTAGATGAGACAGCCAAGCCTTGCATATCATACGTGCGAACAAGTCTTTGCCTCTTGTCAGGTGTCTCCAACCAACAGAACTCCAAATGGAACGATTTTGATTCTGCCACACTTTTTGCTACATCACAAGGGCACCCCATGTACATGCCACCGGGTAATAGTATCATCTGATAACCTCCATCAAATGTAACCAAATGGTCTGATACTGTGCCTGTCCAATGCACATTGGTAGTAACATTTTCCCCATCAGAAGTTGAACTTGAAGTAACATCCTGATATCCAATAAcagcatcaacaacaacaacctcctCTTGTGTTGAGAAAGGGGTGTTAATTTTAAAACGTCTGATGGTCCACAACATATGAAGATAAGTGAAAAGGGCTCTTGTTGAGACCAATAGAAGGAATTGATTGTTTATCAAACAtaactcaaatcaaatatttacaatatacCACCAGAACCTGAAATGTGGGGTGATGAGGTGGACGGCCTTTTTACCATTTGGGGGTAATTTTGTTCGGAATTACCAAATGGGGAcactttttgaattaattctcATTTAGAGATAAATCGTAAAAGTAGTTATGACTTTGTAAATAGAAGTCGTAAATCTTTATATGACTTCAGTTTTAGAAGATGTGTCCTTGCAGTTACAAGTTGTACAAAGATTTACGACTTCTGATTACAAAGTCATAACTACTTACCACTTACTCCTAAATtagaattaattcaaaaattgcACCCATTTggtaatttcaaaaaaaaaaaaattacgccCAAATGGTAAAAAACCAAATGGACAAAAGAGAATGTCACTCGATAAGATCCTATATGCCCCAGCATAGTAGAACTAACAAGGTGAAAGggcattaaaaatttaataaaagatatCCAAACTGAATAAAGGGGAATAAATAAAGCATCATgtgattaaaattttgattttttgttcacAACTAAGAGCATAATTCAATGCTTTAAGAATTCTGTTAAACTACAATTTTACTATGCCTATGCGACTTTTGTTATTAAGTAAGTTGTAAAATACCTGAATTAGTTGGCCATTGTTATCCATCTCATGTAACACAACGGTATCAGCATTAGTAATTGTAGATCCATACACACCACTTCGTTTTGTAATGGAATGACCTTTCCATTTACCAAGAAAAGGAATAATCCTACTCTTCACATCCTGAAAGGAATGAAAAAAGTCATTAGAAACTATAGATATGAGATATTGTCCTGCTGCTGTAAAAAATGGCTAAAAATTTTCAAAGCAAAAACTCAGTTAACAAATCTGTAGtagataaacaaacaaaaaaagaaagttgcACATATCTCAGACTCTCAGATAAGCTCACCCTAGAACTCTCAAGTAGAGGAGGAGCCCCATCACTTCTTTCCTCTAGGAAGACAATAAGCATATCTACAGTGCCTCTTGGCTCCAAAATGTGAAAGGCTCTTGCTCTCATATCTCTCTCTAGAGAGTACAGGCAATTCTCACATACAACAGAAGGTCGCCGAGAGGGAAGCTTGAGATTTCTGCACCATAAGGAAGTGGAAAGAATTTAAGGCATAAATATTAGTAATTGGCGTATGGCTTCTTTTTCTCATGTTGGTTCTCAAAGCTCAAATCACTCAACAATAAACCCTTTAATCCAAACAGGAAGAGGTTTTCATTATTAATTCATGGTGGCAAATGGTTTGTAACTTTGCCCATTAACCTGTTAAAGATTAAAAGGGGAAGAGGAAAACTAAAGAAAACTTAAGCAGAAACCTTTAAAAAATATCTCTAGATGGTTTTACTAAAATCTTGATCAATTAATCAATGTGCAGAATACATAGTCGAATAAAACTTGGTTGTTGCTATCAAGCATATTAGAGGATGTTCCAGATTAATCAAAATGGCATTCAATCCAAATGCTTTGTATTAAACAATTGATAA encodes the following:
- the LOC114399165 gene encoding uncharacterized protein LOC114399165 isoform X1 encodes the protein MASSSSSSSIQCSVWVPSLLNTNTNTNTIHFLSLKPNSITFSSSFSSSLTRIRIRASSSSPTVEEAAMSIDNLRRFINLNSGKWNGSFYQFDSSGNMLQQLSTKLSASSYGEDELMSLIQTLYIKQPSSSTSISGDDNDAEWAEYKIKETNMFTVDKYQQIGFFPSEKAFALRYQTAGMLETVLRQGVLGEDDTGEESPRNLKLPSRRPSVVCENCLYSLERDMRARAFHILEPRGTVDMLIVFLEERSDGAPPLLESSRDVKSRIIPFLGKWKGHSITKRSGVYGSTITNADTVVLHEMDNNGQLIQDVTSSSTSDGENVTTNVHWTGTVSDHLVTFDGGYQMILLPGGMYMGCPCDVAKSVAESKSFHLEFCWLETPDKRQRLVRTYDMQGLAVSSTYFVETKL